In one Bacteroidales bacterium genomic region, the following are encoded:
- the mutS gene encoding DNA mismatch repair protein MutS produces the protein MKQYTAIKTKYPDALLLFRVGDFYETFGEDAVKASNILGIVLTRRANGAASYVELAGFPHHSIDTYLPKLVRAGQRVAICDQLEDPKLTRKIVKRGVTELVTPGVSYNDKVLNHRENNFLASIHLLPKNSGISFLDISTGEFYLTQGSNEYIDKLIQSFKPSEIIIQKSKRHQFTEQFGEKFYLTTFDDWVFTEDFSRDLLLKHFGTPSLKGFGVEELTHGVIAAGAAFHYLAETQHNQLGHIRKIARIEEDKYVWLDKFTIRNLELLNSPNENAATLIQVMDKTISPMGSRMLKKWITMPLKIKKNIGERLDIVEYLLNTPELTEILRDNIKQIGDIERLISKVAVGRVSPREMIQIMRGLFAVEKIKEGCEISGAEPLKKIADQLNPCQLIRNKIEQELEADPPALMNKGRVFRSGVSTDLDDLRLLLYSGKDYLDKIRKREIERTGITSLKIAFNSVFGYYLEVTNAHKDKVPDDWERRQTLVGSERYITSELKEYEEKILGAEEKILEIENRLFNDLVLNVADYIEPIQLNALLVARIDCLLSFAVIAGENSYTRPEINDSFVLDIKKGRHPVIEKQLPPGEAYVPNDLFLDNKKQQIVIVTGPNMSGKSAMLRQTALIVLMAQMGSFVPAGSASIGLIDKVFTRVGASDNISSGESTFMVEMNETASILNNISNRSLIVLDEIGRGTSTYDGISIAWAIAAHLHDHPLFRPKVLFATHYHELNEMAASMKRIKNFHVSVKEMNNKVIFLRKLVPGGTEHSFGIHVAKMAGMPNEVIGLANEMLKLLEKSHSQDELNKKLKPASKTGDDYQLSFIQLDDPLLLQIKDEIININIDTLTPVEALMKLNQIKNMLKRK, from the coding sequence ATGAAGCAATACACTGCCATCAAGACTAAATATCCTGATGCATTGCTGTTATTCAGGGTGGGCGACTTCTATGAAACTTTTGGCGAAGATGCAGTCAAGGCTTCCAATATTTTGGGAATTGTACTGACGCGCCGTGCCAATGGCGCCGCCTCCTACGTTGAGTTGGCCGGTTTCCCGCATCATTCCATTGACACCTATTTACCTAAACTGGTCAGGGCAGGACAGAGGGTGGCTATTTGTGACCAGTTGGAAGATCCAAAACTGACCAGGAAAATTGTAAAACGAGGGGTAACCGAATTGGTTACACCTGGCGTTTCATACAACGACAAAGTACTCAACCACAGGGAAAACAATTTTCTTGCAAGTATCCATCTGCTGCCGAAAAACTCGGGAATTTCTTTCCTTGATATTTCCACCGGTGAATTTTACCTGACACAGGGTTCCAACGAATACATCGATAAACTGATCCAGAGCTTTAAACCGAGTGAAATCATTATACAGAAAAGTAAGCGTCATCAGTTTACTGAGCAGTTTGGTGAAAAGTTTTACCTCACCACTTTCGATGATTGGGTATTTACAGAGGATTTTTCGAGGGATTTACTTCTGAAACATTTTGGGACGCCATCACTCAAAGGATTTGGCGTGGAAGAGCTAACCCATGGTGTGATTGCCGCCGGCGCTGCTTTTCACTATCTCGCCGAAACTCAACATAACCAGTTGGGTCATATCCGCAAAATCGCCCGCATTGAAGAGGATAAATATGTCTGGTTGGACAAGTTCACGATCCGAAACCTGGAACTTCTCAACTCGCCAAACGAAAATGCCGCCACACTCATCCAGGTGATGGATAAAACCATTTCACCAATGGGGTCACGCATGCTGAAAAAATGGATCACCATGCCGTTGAAAATTAAGAAGAATATTGGTGAACGACTTGACATCGTTGAGTATCTCCTGAACACTCCGGAACTTACAGAAATACTGCGCGACAACATCAAACAAATCGGAGATATAGAGCGGCTGATCTCCAAAGTTGCCGTCGGGCGGGTTAGTCCCCGGGAGATGATACAGATCATGCGGGGACTTTTTGCTGTGGAGAAAATCAAAGAGGGCTGCGAAATTTCAGGTGCTGAACCATTAAAAAAAATCGCCGACCAGTTAAATCCCTGTCAGTTGATCCGGAATAAAATTGAACAGGAACTCGAAGCTGACCCACCAGCTTTGATGAATAAAGGCAGGGTATTCCGTTCCGGTGTTTCAACCGATCTTGACGACCTGCGGTTGTTGTTGTATTCAGGGAAGGATTACCTTGACAAAATCAGAAAAAGAGAAATTGAACGTACCGGGATCACATCATTAAAAATTGCTTTCAACAGCGTTTTCGGATATTATCTCGAAGTCACCAACGCCCATAAAGACAAAGTGCCTGACGACTGGGAACGCCGCCAAACCCTGGTTGGTTCGGAGCGCTATATTACTTCCGAACTCAAAGAATATGAAGAAAAGATACTGGGCGCTGAGGAGAAAATTCTCGAAATCGAAAACCGACTATTCAATGATTTGGTGCTGAATGTAGCTGATTACATCGAACCAATCCAGCTGAACGCACTCCTTGTTGCCCGTATTGACTGCTTGCTTTCTTTTGCTGTAATAGCCGGCGAAAACAGTTACACGAGGCCCGAGATCAACGACTCCTTTGTACTCGATATCAAAAAAGGGCGCCACCCGGTAATAGAGAAACAACTCCCACCGGGGGAGGCTTACGTTCCCAACGATCTTTTTCTTGATAACAAAAAACAGCAAATCGTCATCGTCACAGGGCCAAACATGTCAGGTAAATCTGCCATGCTCAGGCAGACCGCACTGATTGTGCTGATGGCACAGATGGGTAGTTTTGTTCCGGCCGGTTCAGCGTCAATAGGATTAATTGACAAAGTATTCACAAGAGTTGGCGCATCCGACAACATCTCATCAGGGGAGTCAACATTTATGGTGGAAATGAACGAAACGGCAAGTATCCTCAACAATATCTCAAACCGGAGTCTGATTGTTCTTGATGAAATCGGGCGGGGGACCTCCACCTACGACGGCATCTCGATTGCCTGGGCCATCGCTGCACACCTGCACGATCATCCGCTGTTTCGGCCCAAAGTGCTTTTTGCAACACATTATCATGAACTTAACGAAATGGCTGCTTCGATGAAGCGTATAAAAAACTTCCATGTTTCGGTAAAAGAGATGAACAACAAAGTGATCTTTTTAAGAAAACTTGTTCCGGGAGGTACAGAGCATAGTTTTGGCATTCATGTGGCAAAGATGGCTGGAATGCCCAATGAAGTGATTGGACTCGCCAATGAAATGCTTAAACTCCTTGAAAAAAGCCATAGCCAGGACGAACTGAATAAAAAACTGAAACCCGCCTCAAAAACCGGAGACGACTACCAGCTAAGCTTCATCCAACTCGACGATCCGTTGCTATTACAAATCAAGGATGAAATTATAAACATCAACATCGACACACTTACACCTGTAGAAGCGTTGATGAAGCTCAACCAGATTAAAAATATGCTGAAGAGAAAATAA
- a CDS encoding S8 family serine peptidase, translated as MSTYYKFTSTFYKVLFLFAALSLTLPLSSQVLTKPDNDPGKNDPAQENKTSTSGKESDKVATYAPLDIVDALAPQAVTYQEMELRAKYHTYIPGEIVVAMELGTSKANAASVLGQFNWQGLFVQQGVKLSSVLMKVDRGSFRSIALVLLSLPEGLEVFDAMKKLEGKSGVLWSSPNFIYDGDPREFIPNDPSYASQYHHPLMNNHLAWDITLGSSSIIVGITDDGVELTHSDLAPNIWVNAGEIAGNGIDDDGNGYIDDVNGWDFSNGNNNPNPDQPSHSHGTHVAGITAARTDNAIGVAGVAGHSTIMPLQFYNNITWTAAMINETFTYAADNGAKIVNTSYNIDGWVGDPVFTAGLQYLYDAGVLHLNSAGNNSQLNPPRQAFQQTLLVASTDNADVKSSFSNYGNGVDVSAPGSLILSTVTGNSYDYYSGTSMATPNAAGVAALIWSANPTWTRDQVAAQLLATADNIDASNPTRIGLLGSGRVNSYAALTAALEPPQVKSLVGLPAEGTTVLTGDVNTFSVVFNQVMNPASVNDLANFELRSAGLNGIFGDADDELVPLTTNLVYMVGTNQMTFQISNLPLTCGNYRFSLLSGGLENPFGTDLDGDGNGTGGDHYVRNFSVVDNYYYFDGDGDGYGTGAPLAICSPGSDYVLLGGDCDDADPLINPGASEMCDGVDNNCDGIVDFPSGESYVSSDVPMAISTSGTPTVTSTLTISGATGDIVDLNVKNLDVLHTWMGDLKVTLTSPGGTVFILFDRPGYNGSGFGCSQNNILVTFDDEAALTADDFETTCNSSSTTTPPHTYAISGSYQPIDLLSSLNGTSPNGLWTLTVFDSYTGDGGSIEGWGLEISVPVATTTYYADTDGDGYGDLLSSVELGCTPTDGFVLDNTDCDDTNPDINPAATEVCDGVDNNCDGQIDEGGICCPPNSTYTINDLGDEPDVIPGDGICATASGVCTLRAAVMEVNALTGCSPLTIDFDITGTIDLSTSLPAINHPDLIIDGPGAEQLTVQRSSAVGTPEFRIFTINTAKTVLIDDLTLRNGYAQNGGAIQNNGDLTVNHCIISGNTGTGNGGGGIANYGILVMNNCLVSGNTSTFSGGGLLQINGGTTTATSCRFTENSALYSSAIGNQGISIPAQMYFINCIIDGNISNSESALGTIASGAATSVNLLNCSVIGNTGPYGVICNSNAGASTLTYQNSIFYNPGSTNIAGSGFSSLGNNISSDGSGNLTESGDMPNTDPNLASLTDPFPLECSPAIDNGNDDANSTANDFAGNPRKFDAIPGGSVIDIGAYEYQNQSPVTGDPSQFGDNVWNVYAWNAGGAQIPNNDAWNLNYSGYYVETNLSFNTEDRWPQAGSPSDADGYVGCPVGIDYHSFSYKRKGFSDGVYTINVDNHDDAAQLFINGTNVWEHNGCCDSHPGVWAGTLGAGDEVEFRVTEAGGGSLGKLSFIPGDPTQFGNGAWNVYVWNAGGAGIPNNSSWALNYSGYYVDDNLNIDTQDRWDLTGAPSDASGYQGNPVGIDYHSYSYKRKGFPAGSYELDVDGHDDAAQLFINGTKVWEHNGCCDVHHNVWSGTLGLTDEIEFRVTEGGGGSLGALTFVECPGISRIFVDADATGANTGASWTDAFTDLQAAFSHLCSEVTEVWVASGTYYPTTGTDRTVSFIMKNGTAIYGGFEGTEDPLSFNLDDRDFTANETILSGDIGAVNDTSDNSYHVVFNYHTYLDNSAVIDGFTITGGNANSDIAPHRSGGGFMNRLSAPAISNCIIKENFAVLHGAGIWQYDPSNTSYISNSSILYNSAGNWGGGIFAWNDLDVSDCIFDGNHADNAGGIFMGNGVLELANSIVKNNTTVYQGSAINIQDSPGSTITNCLITGNSSETSQGGIANYNSYGPTSVLTLINTTIANNTSQAPYAGVWSAGTNSKINLINSLVANNSPVNFYADAGSTISDFISMGNNLDSDGTSGFLNGTNGDIVGFDPLFISDDDFHLQPCSPAIDAGNNTDAPGDDLDGNARPFSPMGNDPATVDIGCFEYSITTDICAICPAMADAGNDGGIFPGDQYEILDATAENYISVFWTTSGDGSFDDETILNPLYTPGINDIAAGGVELTLSIEGLNTCGIGDNDQMFLSIYQPPTVEITAPLDGDIFYDYALTVEGTAADINNDLVVIFVNLNGGGWEPATGTNNWSKDLMLATGENLIQAKAMDAQGLESAISEITVILSIQIISIPEGWSIISSYLNPNDPALEVVMEDVTIPGNLTIMLGKNGIFWPDYSINTIGNWNVFEGYKVKYQQAVELTIHGNKLNDNSVTFSEGFHIIPVLSNVPSLISEIFADPANDLKYMFDLTSGQIYWPLGGIQTLTTLLPGKGYLANFNKQVNLNFPEYQALKSSAVVPDFVSEQRGPWEYSRSGEVHFISLFAQAVDELGQYSHIGAFNSNGDCIGFAELAGKNQNILLTVYGNDATNENKTGADVGEMITFRGYDPATGREMTLEAIYDHTFTNHDGLFALNGLSAIVDFKESTTGFGVQALSSQISVYPNPADDLVTIYISSNDREVTYAISDVDGKLVYQSNFSGSETSLNVSDFKPGIYMIRLEIGGEIFTRRLVVM; from the coding sequence ATGAGCACTTATTACAAATTTACCAGCACATTTTACAAGGTACTTTTTCTATTTGCTGCACTCAGCTTAACATTGCCGCTGAGTTCGCAAGTATTGACCAAACCCGATAATGATCCGGGTAAAAATGACCCGGCTCAGGAGAATAAAACTTCCACCTCCGGGAAAGAATCAGACAAAGTTGCAACTTACGCACCCCTTGACATCGTTGATGCACTTGCTCCTCAGGCCGTAACTTACCAGGAAATGGAGTTGCGGGCTAAGTACCACACATATATACCCGGTGAAATAGTAGTTGCGATGGAGTTGGGAACCTCTAAAGCCAATGCTGCATCGGTTCTGGGGCAGTTTAACTGGCAGGGTCTTTTTGTGCAGCAAGGGGTCAAACTTAGTTCGGTGTTAATGAAAGTTGACCGGGGCTCTTTTCGCAGCATTGCGCTGGTGCTTTTATCTTTGCCTGAAGGCCTGGAGGTGTTTGACGCAATGAAAAAGCTGGAAGGCAAAAGTGGTGTTTTATGGAGTTCACCCAATTTCATCTATGACGGTGACCCCCGCGAATTCATTCCCAACGACCCCAGTTATGCTTCTCAGTATCATCACCCATTAATGAATAATCATCTGGCCTGGGATATTACTCTTGGCAGCTCATCCATAATTGTTGGAATAACCGATGATGGCGTGGAACTGACACACAGCGATCTGGCGCCAAATATTTGGGTTAATGCCGGAGAAATAGCAGGTAATGGTATAGATGACGACGGTAATGGTTACATAGACGATGTAAACGGATGGGATTTTTCCAACGGAAATAACAACCCGAATCCTGACCAGCCATCTCATAGCCATGGTACACACGTTGCAGGTATCACTGCCGCACGCACCGACAATGCGATAGGTGTGGCAGGCGTCGCTGGTCATTCCACGATCATGCCGCTTCAGTTTTATAACAATATAACCTGGACAGCGGCTATGATCAACGAGACATTTACTTATGCTGCCGATAACGGAGCTAAAATTGTCAACACAAGTTATAACATTGATGGTTGGGTTGGTGACCCTGTGTTCACTGCCGGCTTACAATACCTCTATGACGCCGGGGTATTGCATCTTAATTCAGCAGGAAATAACAGCCAGCTTAACCCTCCACGCCAGGCATTTCAGCAAACATTGTTGGTTGCAAGCACCGATAACGCTGATGTAAAGAGCAGCTTCAGTAACTACGGAAATGGCGTTGATGTATCGGCGCCGGGAAGTTTGATTCTTTCAACAGTTACTGGGAACAGCTATGATTATTATTCCGGAACCAGTATGGCTACACCCAATGCTGCGGGAGTGGCAGCGCTGATCTGGTCTGCTAATCCAACCTGGACACGCGACCAGGTGGCCGCTCAATTGCTGGCGACAGCCGACAATATAGATGCGTCAAATCCGACACGTATCGGCCTGCTTGGATCAGGACGGGTAAACAGCTATGCTGCACTAACTGCTGCTTTAGAACCACCTCAGGTCAAATCGTTGGTGGGCTTACCTGCTGAAGGAACCACAGTTTTAACAGGCGATGTAAATACTTTCTCAGTAGTTTTTAACCAGGTGATGAACCCTGCTTCAGTTAACGACCTCGCAAATTTTGAACTGCGCTCAGCAGGACTGAACGGAATTTTCGGCGATGCTGATGACGAACTGGTCCCATTGACTACCAACCTGGTTTATATGGTGGGAACAAACCAAATGACTTTCCAGATTTCGAACCTCCCCCTTACTTGCGGTAATTATCGCTTCAGCCTTCTTTCCGGCGGACTGGAAAATCCATTTGGAACTGACCTGGACGGAGATGGAAATGGTACTGGCGGAGATCATTACGTGCGCAATTTCAGTGTTGTGGATAACTACTATTATTTCGATGGCGATGGCGACGGATATGGAACCGGTGCGCCGTTGGCAATTTGCTCTCCTGGTTCAGATTATGTTTTACTTGGTGGCGACTGCGATGATGCTGACCCACTTATCAATCCGGGCGCTTCAGAAATGTGTGATGGGGTGGATAACAATTGTGATGGAATAGTAGATTTTCCGTCTGGTGAATCTTATGTCAGTTCCGATGTTCCTATGGCCATTTCAACGTCAGGCACACCTACCGTAACATCCACACTTACCATCAGCGGAGCAACAGGTGATATCGTAGATTTGAATGTAAAAAATCTTGATGTGCTGCATACCTGGATGGGAGACCTTAAAGTGACCCTAACTTCGCCGGGAGGAACCGTTTTCATTTTATTCGATCGCCCTGGCTACAACGGATCCGGTTTTGGATGTTCCCAAAATAATATCCTGGTAACTTTTGATGATGAGGCCGCACTTACTGCTGATGATTTTGAAACCACTTGCAATTCATCATCAACCACAACTCCTCCTCACACTTATGCCATCTCAGGCAGCTACCAGCCGATTGACCTCTTATCCTCTCTCAATGGGACAAGCCCAAATGGTTTATGGACACTCACTGTATTTGATAGCTATACCGGTGATGGTGGATCAATCGAAGGATGGGGACTGGAAATCTCAGTGCCGGTTGCCACCACCACTTATTACGCAGATACTGATGGCGATGGATACGGAGACCTGCTGAGCAGCGTTGAGCTTGGTTGTACTCCAACAGATGGATTTGTGCTTGATAACACCGACTGCGATGATACCAATCCTGACATTAACCCCGCTGCTACAGAAGTTTGCGATGGCGTGGACAACAACTGCGATGGACAAATAGATGAAGGTGGTATTTGCTGCCCTCCCAATAGTACTTATACTATCAACGACCTGGGCGATGAGCCGGATGTTATTCCTGGCGACGGGATTTGCGCTACAGCATCAGGCGTTTGTACCCTGAGAGCGGCAGTAATGGAAGTTAACGCACTTACCGGCTGTTCACCACTTACAATAGACTTCGACATTACAGGTACAATTGACCTTTCTACTTCATTACCTGCAATAAACCATCCCGATCTGATCATAGATGGTCCGGGAGCTGAGCAACTAACTGTTCAACGTAGCTCAGCTGTTGGTACACCAGAATTTAGGATTTTTACTATAAATACGGCTAAAACAGTATTAATAGATGACCTGACTTTGAGAAATGGTTACGCACAAAATGGAGGCGCCATCCAAAACAATGGTGATCTTACCGTTAACCATTGTATAATAAGTGGAAATACCGGAACAGGAAATGGCGGGGGTGGTATTGCAAATTATGGCATTCTCGTCATGAATAATTGCCTTGTATCCGGAAATACTTCGACTTTTTCGGGTGGTGGACTACTTCAAATCAATGGGGGAACTACAACAGCCACCTCGTGCAGGTTCACCGAAAATTCAGCACTTTACAGTTCAGCCATCGGGAATCAGGGTATCAGTATTCCGGCACAGATGTATTTTATCAACTGCATTATCGATGGCAACATTTCAAACTCCGAATCTGCATTGGGAACTATTGCCAGTGGAGCTGCTACCTCGGTGAACTTGTTGAATTGTTCCGTTATCGGAAATACGGGACCATATGGTGTTATTTGTAACTCAAATGCTGGCGCAAGTACATTGACCTATCAGAATTCAATCTTTTATAATCCCGGTTCAACCAATATTGCTGGTAGTGGATTTAGTTCGCTGGGTAACAATATTAGCAGCGATGGATCAGGCAACCTTACGGAATCCGGCGATATGCCGAATACTGATCCAAACCTGGCATCATTAACAGATCCGTTTCCGCTGGAATGTTCACCGGCTATCGATAATGGCAATGACGATGCCAATTCAACTGCTAACGATTTTGCCGGTAATCCGCGCAAGTTTGATGCTATCCCTGGTGGTAGTGTCATCGATATTGGCGCCTATGAGTATCAAAATCAATCGCCTGTAACCGGGGATCCTTCCCAGTTTGGCGACAATGTTTGGAATGTGTATGCCTGGAATGCAGGTGGTGCTCAAATACCAAATAACGATGCATGGAATCTGAACTATTCGGGTTACTATGTGGAAACCAATCTAAGCTTCAATACCGAGGACAGGTGGCCTCAGGCAGGCTCTCCGTCAGATGCTGACGGATATGTTGGCTGTCCGGTAGGTATCGATTATCACTCTTTCAGTTATAAGCGTAAGGGATTTTCTGACGGTGTTTATACCATAAATGTTGACAACCATGATGATGCTGCACAGCTCTTTATAAATGGAACCAATGTTTGGGAGCATAATGGTTGTTGCGATAGCCATCCCGGTGTCTGGGCAGGAACACTAGGCGCAGGTGATGAAGTTGAATTCCGTGTAACAGAAGCCGGAGGAGGAAGCCTCGGAAAATTATCCTTTATTCCCGGTGACCCGACTCAGTTTGGCAATGGTGCCTGGAATGTATACGTTTGGAATGCCGGAGGAGCCGGTATCCCAAACAATAGTTCATGGGCTCTGAATTATTCCGGCTATTACGTTGATGATAACCTAAATATCGATACCCAGGACAGATGGGATCTGACCGGAGCCCCTTCAGATGCATCAGGCTATCAGGGCAATCCGGTTGGCATCGACTATCATTCATATAGTTACAAGCGTAAAGGTTTTCCTGCTGGTTCTTATGAACTGGATGTGGATGGCCATGACGATGCCGCCCAACTGTTCATTAACGGAACCAAAGTTTGGGAACACAATGGCTGTTGCGATGTTCACCACAATGTTTGGTCAGGCACACTGGGGCTAACTGATGAAATAGAGTTCCGCGTAACTGAAGGGGGTGGAGGAAGCCTCGGAGCACTAACCTTTGTTGAATGCCCGGGTATCAGCAGAATCTTTGTGGACGCTGATGCCACAGGAGCCAATACCGGTGCCTCATGGACTGATGCTTTCACTGATCTGCAAGCCGCCTTTTCTCATCTGTGTTCTGAAGTTACAGAAGTATGGGTAGCCAGTGGTACTTATTATCCAACCACAGGCACTGACCGCACTGTTTCATTCATTATGAAAAATGGAACTGCCATTTATGGTGGTTTTGAAGGTACCGAAGATCCTCTGTCATTTAATTTAGATGACCGTGATTTTACTGCAAATGAAACCATCCTGAGTGGAGACATTGGCGCAGTTAACGATACCTCCGATAACAGTTACCATGTTGTGTTTAACTACCATACTTACCTGGATAACTCAGCCGTTATTGATGGTTTTACAATTACAGGTGGCAATGCAAATAGTGATATTGCTCCCCACAGGTCTGGTGGAGGATTTATGAACAGGCTTTCTGCCCCAGCAATCAGTAATTGCATAATAAAAGAGAATTTTGCTGTTCTGCACGGAGCCGGAATTTGGCAATATGATCCGTCCAACACGTCTTACATAAGTAACAGTTCTATACTCTATAATTCAGCCGGCAATTGGGGCGGGGGAATTTTTGCATGGAATGATTTAGATGTAAGTGATTGCATATTTGATGGTAATCATGCAGATAATGCGGGAGGCATATTTATGGGCAATGGGGTTTTGGAACTCGCCAACTCAATAGTCAAAAATAATACAACAGTTTATCAGGGAAGCGCTATAAATATTCAGGACAGCCCAGGTTCCACAATTACCAATTGCCTCATTACAGGTAATTCCAGCGAGACTTCGCAGGGTGGCATCGCAAATTACAACTCTTATGGCCCAACTTCAGTGTTAACACTGATCAATACTACGATTGCTAATAACACATCGCAAGCCCCTTATGCAGGAGTATGGTCAGCAGGAACAAACTCAAAAATAAACTTAATAAATTCACTTGTTGCTAATAACAGCCCTGTTAACTTTTATGCTGATGCGGGAAGTACAATAAGCGATTTCATTTCGATGGGCAATAACCTCGACAGCGACGGAACAAGTGGCTTTTTAAATGGAACCAATGGAGATATCGTAGGATTTGATCCACTTTTTATCTCTGATGATGATTTCCACTTACAGCCATGTTCACCTGCTATTGATGCCGGAAATAACACGGATGCTCCCGGTGATGACCTCGACGGAAATGCCAGACCTTTCAGTCCCATGGGAAATGACCCTGCAACTGTGGATATAGGCTGCTTTGAATATAGCATAACAACAGATATCTGTGCAATCTGCCCTGCGATGGCCGATGCAGGAAATGATGGTGGTATTTTCCCGGGTGATCAATATGAGATTCTGGATGCTACAGCTGAGAACTATATTTCAGTATTTTGGACTACAAGCGGTGATGGCAGTTTTGATGATGAAACTATATTAAATCCGCTTTATACGCCAGGTATTAACGATATTGCAGCCGGAGGTGTTGAATTAACTTTGTCGATTGAAGGCTTAAATACCTGTGGAATTGGAGATAACGACCAGATGTTCCTGAGTATTTACCAGCCGCCAACAGTCGAAATTACTGCTCCACTTGATGGTGATATTTTTTATGATTATGCACTGACAGTTGAAGGAACTGCTGCCGATATCAACAACGATTTAGTAGTAATTTTTGTTAACCTGAATGGCGGTGGATGGGAACCGGCCACAGGAACCAATAACTGGTCGAAAGACCTGATGCTGGCCACTGGCGAAAACCTGATCCAGGCCAAAGCCATGGATGCACAAGGACTTGAATCAGCCATTTCAGAGATAACAGTAATCCTGAGCATTCAGATTATTTCCATCCCTGAAGGCTGGTCAATCATCTCTTCTTACCTCAACCCCAATGATCCTGCCCTTGAAGTTGTAATGGAAGACGTCACCATTCCCGGCAACCTTACCATAATGCTTGGTAAAAACGGAATCTTCTGGCCGGATTATAGTATCAACACCATTGGTAACTGGAACGTTTTTGAAGGTTACAAGGTAAAATATCAGCAGGCTGTAGAACTCACTATTCATGGTAATAAACTAAACGACAACAGCGTAACCTTTAGCGAAGGTTTCCACATCATTCCGGTATTGTCCAATGTTCCTTCACTTATTTCAGAGATTTTTGCAGACCCGGCCAATGATCTAAAATACATGTTCGATCTTACATCCGGGCAAATTTACTGGCCGCTGGGTGGCATCCAAACACTTACAACGCTGTTGCCGGGCAAAGGATACCTTGCCAATTTCAATAAGCAGGTAAACCTGAATTTCCCCGAATACCAGGCATTGAAATCGTCAGCCGTTGTACCTGATTTTGTTTCTGAGCAAAGGGGTCCGTGGGAATATTCCAGATCCGGTGAAGTACATTTCATTTCACTCTTTGCCCAGGCCGTTGATGAACTTGGTCAATACTCACACATCGGGGCATTCAACAGCAATGGTGATTGTATCGGCTTTGCCGAATTAGCAGGAAAAAATCAGAACATACTTCTGACTGTTTACGGCAATGATGCCACCAACGAGAATAAAACTGGCGCCGATGTTGGTGAAATGATTACTTTCAGGGGTTATGATCCTGCAACCGGCAGGGAAATGACACTGGAAGCAATCTATGATCATACATTTACCAATCACGACGGGTTATTTGCCCTGAACGGACTTTCAGCGATTGTGGATTTCAAGGAAAGTACAACAGGTTTCGGAGTACAAGCACTGAGTTCACAGATCAGTGTGTATCCCAATCCGGCTGATGATCTTGTCACCATTTACATAAGCAGCAACGATCGTGAAGTTACTTATGCTATTTCAGATGTTGATGGAAAACTTGTTTATCAATCCAACTTTTCAGGAAGCGAAACGTCACTCAATGTGAGCGATTTCAAACCAGGTATTTATATGATCAGGTTGGAGATCGGCGGGGAAATCTTTACCAGGAGACTGGTGGTGATGTAA